The following is a genomic window from Paludisphaera rhizosphaerae.
GCAGGTCGAGGGAGTCGCATCGCCGTGGCCGACAATCATTCGTTCGACGTGGTCAGCGAGATCAACCAGGTCGAAATGCACAACGCCGTCACCCAGGCCCAGCACGAGTGCGCTGTGCGCTACGACTTCAAGGGGACGAAGGCGGCCATCGAGTACAACAAGAAGGACGAAGTTCTCACCATCACGGCCGATCACAAGGGCCAGCTTGAGACCGTCATCCAGGTGCTCAAGGAGAAGATGGCCAAGCGAGGCGTGGCCGTGAACGCCCTGGTCAGGGGGGACGTCGAGGAGGCGTCGCATGACTCCGTCCGCGAGAAGGTGACGATCCACTCGGGAATCGACACCGACGACGCCCGCAAAATCGTCAAAGACGTCAAGCAGATGAAGATCAAGGTTCAGGCCCAGATCATGGACGACAAGGTCCGGATCACGGCCAAGAAGATCGACGACCTTCAGGCGGTGATCGCCCACCTCAAGGAGAACGGGCCCAGATACCCTCTCCAGTTCGTCAACTTCACCTGACCCGATCCGCCGACCCGCGCCGGTAGAGTCGCCGCCGGTCGCGGGGTTCCCGGGCTGAAGACCACCTCCTCCAGAGCCGATCTCACATTCACCCGGAGGCGAACCGGGCGTGGATGGGCGCGAGTGCGCCAGGCCGGACCCTGGAGGAGGACGACGGATGGGCTTCCTGAACGGACGTATGACCTTCACTCGCTTCCGCGTGGGCGGGCCCTCGCCGCTGCCGTTCTCGGAGGAGATCCTCGGGCAGCTCGAAGCGCACAAGATCGGCAAGCACAGCCCGGCGGAACCCGTCGACGGCGTCAGCACCGGCTGGGGCGGCGGCGGACACGTCCTGGACGTGAACTTCGACCTCGCCAAGAACCTCATCAACGACGCGCTCCACGCCTCGATCCGCGTCGACACGGACAAGATCCCTGGGACGCTCCTGCGGGCTTACACCCAGATCGAGCTGGACGCCCGCGCCGCCATGAACCCGAGCGGCACGCCGACGAAGGCCCAGCGCCAGGAGGCCAAGGAGGCCGCCAAGGCCCGCGCCGAGTCCGAGGCGTCCGACGGCCGCTTCCGTCGCTGCAACCACTACCCGATCCTCTGGGACGGCCGCGAGGATATCCTCTACGTCGGCTCGACCAGCTCGAACGTCGTGGAACGGGCCACCTCGCTCTTCCGCGAGACCTTCGAGCGGACCCTGGAGCCGATCACGGCCGGGGCGCTGGCGATGGGGAACCCGGAGTCCATCGCCGAGTCCGACCGCGTGGCCGCGAAGCTGGGCGAAGGGTCGCTGAACCTCTATGGCGGCGACAGCGGCGACCAGCTGGCGACCGTCGCGTGGGTCGAGAAGGCCCCCAACATGCTCGACCACCTGGGGAACGAGTTCCTCGTCTGGCTCTGGCACCAGCTTCAGAACGAGAGCGACACGATTCCCCTGGCCGACGGCTCCGACGTCGCCGTGATGATGGCCAAGACCCTGACCCTCGACTGCCCCCGCGGCGAGACCGGCCGGGACAGCCTGATGGACGACTCGCCGACGCGTCTGCCGGAAGCCTTCCGGGCGCTCCAGTCAGGCAAGCTCCCGCGCAAGGCGGGGATGATCATCGTCCGCCACGGCGCCCAGTACGAGTTGACCCTCCAGGCGGAGAGCCTGGCGATCACCGGCGCTCTTCTTCCCAAGCCCGAGGAACGCCTCGCCCCGTACGAGGCCAAGTGCGAACGGGT
Proteins encoded in this region:
- a CDS encoding YajQ family cyclic di-GMP-binding protein produces the protein MADNHSFDVVSEINQVEMHNAVTQAQHECAVRYDFKGTKAAIEYNKKDEVLTITADHKGQLETVIQVLKEKMAKRGVAVNALVRGDVEEASHDSVREKVTIHSGIDTDDARKIVKDVKQMKIKVQAQIMDDKVRITAKKIDDLQAVIAHLKENGPRYPLQFVNFT